A single window of Pseudarthrobacter psychrotolerans DNA harbors:
- the gyrB gene encoding DNA topoisomerase (ATP-hydrolyzing) subunit B: protein MANDNTDTQAVERAAEDVPTPDTPAEAVTPREYGASDITVLEGLEAVRKRPGMYIGSTGPRGLHHLVYEVVDNSVDEALAGYCTHIEIFLQADGGVKVVDDGRGIPVDMHPTEHKPTVEVVMTILHAGGKFGGGGYAVSGGLHGVGISVVNALSSRVDTEVRRQGNVWRMSFADGGKPQGGLIKGEESDTTGTTQTFYPDAGIFESTEFDFETLRARFQQMAFLNKGLRITLTDERTAASNADATEDLDLDAVVTEGEVTAEHRTVVYQYDDGLLDYVKHLNSGKKVDVVHEDVISFETEDTERHIALEMAMQWTNAYSESVHTYANTINTHEGGTHEEGFRAAMTSLINRYAREKSIIKEKDDNLTGDDIREGLTAVISVKLAEPQFEGQTKTKLGNSEVKGFVQRVVTDGLGDWLERNPGPARDVIRKAISAAQARMAARKARDNARRKSPLESFGMPGKLSDCSSKDPARCEVYIVEGDSAGGSAKRGRNPETQAILPLRGKILNVERARLDKALGNTEVQSMITAFGTGIGEDFDLSKLRYHKIVLMADADVDGQHITTLLMTLLFRYMRPLIENGYVYLAQPPLYRIKWSNAPHDYVFSDKQRDAKLLSGQAAGRRIPKDNGIQRYKGLGEMDYTELWDTTMDPDHRTLLQVTMDDALAADQTFSTLMGEDVESRRNFIQQNAKDVRFLDI from the coding sequence GTGGCTAACGACAATACAGATACCCAGGCAGTGGAACGCGCAGCGGAGGACGTACCTACCCCTGATACGCCGGCGGAGGCCGTGACACCCCGGGAATACGGCGCTAGCGACATCACCGTACTTGAGGGCCTCGAAGCCGTCCGGAAACGCCCGGGCATGTACATCGGTTCCACCGGGCCGCGCGGCCTGCACCACCTGGTCTATGAAGTGGTGGACAACTCTGTTGATGAGGCGCTGGCCGGGTACTGCACGCACATCGAAATCTTCCTGCAGGCCGACGGCGGTGTGAAGGTTGTTGATGATGGCCGTGGAATCCCCGTGGACATGCATCCCACCGAGCACAAGCCCACTGTAGAAGTTGTTATGACCATCCTGCACGCCGGCGGCAAGTTCGGCGGCGGCGGCTACGCGGTCTCGGGCGGCCTCCACGGCGTGGGCATTTCCGTGGTGAACGCGCTCTCCAGCAGGGTAGACACTGAGGTCCGGCGGCAGGGCAACGTCTGGCGGATGTCCTTCGCCGACGGCGGCAAGCCCCAGGGCGGGCTGATCAAGGGCGAAGAGAGCGACACCACCGGCACCACCCAGACCTTCTACCCGGACGCGGGCATCTTCGAATCCACGGAATTTGATTTCGAAACCCTCCGCGCACGCTTCCAGCAGATGGCCTTCCTGAACAAGGGCCTGCGGATCACCCTCACGGACGAGCGCACCGCAGCGTCGAACGCGGACGCCACTGAGGACCTTGACCTTGACGCTGTGGTCACCGAAGGTGAAGTCACCGCTGAGCACCGCACCGTGGTGTACCAGTACGACGACGGCCTGCTGGACTATGTGAAGCACCTGAACTCGGGCAAAAAGGTTGATGTTGTCCACGAGGACGTCATTTCCTTCGAAACCGAGGACACGGAACGGCACATCGCGCTGGAAATGGCGATGCAGTGGACCAACGCGTATTCCGAGAGCGTCCACACCTACGCCAACACCATCAATACCCACGAGGGCGGCACCCACGAAGAGGGTTTCCGCGCCGCGATGACCTCCCTCATCAACCGCTACGCGCGGGAGAAGAGCATCATCAAGGAAAAGGATGACAACCTCACCGGTGACGATATCCGTGAAGGCCTCACGGCGGTCATCTCGGTGAAGCTGGCCGAGCCGCAGTTCGAGGGCCAGACCAAGACCAAGCTCGGCAACTCCGAGGTCAAGGGCTTCGTTCAGCGCGTTGTCACCGACGGCCTGGGCGACTGGCTGGAACGCAACCCCGGCCCCGCCCGCGATGTTATCCGCAAGGCCATTTCCGCGGCGCAGGCCCGGATGGCCGCCCGGAAGGCCCGTGACAATGCGCGCCGCAAGAGCCCGCTGGAATCATTCGGGATGCCCGGCAAGCTGTCCGACTGTTCTTCGAAGGATCCCGCCCGCTGTGAGGTGTACATCGTGGAGGGCGACTCCGCCGGCGGTTCCGCCAAGCGCGGCCGCAACCCTGAAACCCAGGCCATCCTGCCGCTGCGCGGCAAGATCCTGAACGTGGAACGGGCCCGGCTGGACAAGGCCCTGGGCAACACCGAGGTCCAGTCCATGATCACCGCGTTCGGCACCGGCATCGGCGAGGACTTCGACCTCAGCAAGCTCCGGTACCACAAGATCGTGCTGATGGCCGATGCTGACGTTGACGGCCAGCACATCACCACGCTGCTCATGACGCTGCTGTTCCGCTACATGCGCCCGCTGATCGAAAACGGCTACGTGTACCTGGCGCAGCCCCCGCTGTACCGGATCAAGTGGTCCAACGCGCCGCACGACTACGTCTTCAGCGACAAACAGCGCGATGCCAAGCTCTTGTCCGGGCAGGCCGCCGGCCGCCGTATTCCGAAGGACAACGGCATCCAGCGCTACAAGGGCCTGGGCGAGATGGACTACACCGAGCTGTGGGACACCACCATGGACCCGGACCACCGGACCCTCCTGCAGGTCACCATGGACGATGCCCTGGCAGCGGACCAGACCTTCTCCACACTGATGGGCGAAGACGTGGAGTCCCGCCGAAACTTCATCCAGCAGAACGCCAAGGACGTCAGGTTCCTGGATATCTGA
- a CDS encoding DciA family protein produces the protein MNKDEKGGLQPGRDPDNIDAPQAALNRMREAAAARGEIRRKALPKAGAAKTKGGIRDTRGFSQFHSTGRDPLGLGKVVGRLVAERGWSSPVAVGSVMAEWATLVGPEISAHCTPESFTDTTLHVRCDSTAWSTQLRLLSISLLEKFRTELGDGVVTSIQVLGPSAPSWRKGGRTVNGRGPRDTYG, from the coding sequence ATGAACAAGGATGAAAAGGGCGGGCTGCAGCCCGGCCGGGATCCTGACAACATCGATGCGCCGCAGGCGGCGCTGAACCGCATGCGCGAGGCCGCGGCCGCGCGCGGCGAAATCCGCCGAAAGGCACTCCCAAAGGCCGGCGCCGCCAAAACAAAGGGTGGGATCAGGGACACCCGGGGCTTCAGCCAGTTCCACTCCACCGGCCGTGATCCCTTGGGACTCGGCAAAGTCGTGGGACGCCTCGTTGCTGAACGTGGCTGGAGCTCGCCGGTAGCGGTGGGGTCGGTCATGGCGGAGTGGGCCACGCTGGTTGGCCCGGAGATTTCAGCGCACTGCACCCCGGAGAGCTTTACCGATACCACCCTTCACGTGCGCTGCGACTCGACGGCCTGGTCCACGCAGCTGCGGCTCCTGAGTATCAGCCTGCTGGAGAAATTCCGCACGGAACTAGGCGACGGCGTGGTCACCAGCATCCAGGTGCTCGGACCGTCGGCACCCAGCTGGCGCAAGGGCGGACGGACCGTCAACGGCCGCGGGCCGCGCGATACCTACGGCTAG
- the gnd gene encoding phosphogluconate dehydrogenase (NAD(+)-dependent, decarboxylating) → MHIGLIGLGKMGFNMRERLRKGGIEVTGFDRNPEVTDVVSLDELIAAVPAPRLIWVMVPSGGITDAVITELGDKLDAGDLVIDGGNSRFTEDQKHGAALAEKGIHFADCGVSGGVWGLQNGYGLMAGGDAADIERALPVFDVLRPEGERADSFVHVGGIGAGHYAKMVHNGIEYGLMQAYAEGYELLAAKDIVDDLPGTFRAWQKGTVVRSWLLDLMVKALDEDPGLESIDDYVEDSGEGRWTVEEAIANAVPAPAITAALFARFSSREENSPAMKMVSALRHQFGGHATRPAK, encoded by the coding sequence GTGCATATTGGACTGATCGGCCTTGGCAAGATGGGTTTCAACATGCGCGAACGTCTGCGCAAGGGCGGCATTGAGGTCACGGGTTTTGACCGCAACCCTGAGGTCACCGATGTCGTCTCCCTGGATGAGTTGATTGCGGCCGTTCCGGCTCCGCGGCTGATCTGGGTCATGGTCCCGTCAGGCGGCATCACCGATGCCGTCATTACCGAACTCGGAGACAAGCTCGACGCCGGCGACCTGGTGATCGACGGCGGCAACTCCCGTTTCACCGAGGACCAGAAACATGGTGCCGCGCTGGCTGAGAAGGGGATCCATTTCGCCGACTGCGGTGTTTCCGGTGGTGTATGGGGCCTCCAGAACGGGTACGGACTCATGGCCGGCGGCGACGCCGCCGATATTGAGCGGGCACTGCCGGTTTTTGATGTGCTCCGTCCCGAAGGTGAGCGGGCGGACAGCTTTGTCCACGTTGGCGGAATCGGTGCCGGACACTACGCCAAGATGGTCCACAACGGCATCGAATACGGTCTGATGCAGGCCTACGCCGAAGGCTACGAACTGCTGGCCGCCAAGGACATTGTTGACGATCTGCCCGGTACATTCCGCGCCTGGCAGAAGGGCACCGTGGTCCGGTCCTGGCTGCTGGACCTGATGGTCAAGGCGCTGGACGAGGACCCGGGACTCGAATCCATCGATGACTACGTCGAGGACTCGGGCGAGGGACGCTGGACCGTTGAGGAAGCCATCGCCAACGCTGTTCCGGCACCTGCCATCACGGCTGCGCTCTTCGCGCGCTTTTCCTCCCGCGAAGAAAACTCGCCCGCGATGAAAATGGTTTCAGCGTTGCGTCACCAGTTCGGCGGGCATGCCACCCGTCCCGCCAAATAA
- the dnaN gene encoding DNA polymerase III subunit beta translates to MKFRVERDVLAEAVTWTARSLSPRPPVPVLSGLLLKAEAGTVSLSSFDYETSARLEIPADITAEGTILVSGRLLADICRSLPSAPVLVETDGNKVTLTCRRSSFHLATMPEAEYPPLPALPAISGTVPGDAFAQAVSQVIIAASKDDTLPILTGVRMEIEDDLITLLATDRYRLAMREVPWKPTTPGISTSALVKAKTLNEVAKTLGNSGDINLALADDDSRLIGFESGGRTTTSLLVDGDYPKIRSLFPDSTPIHATVQTQELVEAVRRVSLVAERNTPVRLAFTEGLLHLDAGTGEDAQASEELEAQLSGDDITVAFNPHYLVEGLSVIETKYVRFSFTTAPKPAMITAQVDADGEDQDDYRYLVMPVRLPN, encoded by the coding sequence GTGAAGTTCAGAGTCGAACGGGACGTCCTGGCAGAAGCCGTCACCTGGACAGCCCGGTCGTTGTCTCCGCGGCCGCCGGTTCCCGTGCTGTCAGGCCTGCTCCTCAAGGCTGAAGCCGGCACTGTCAGCCTCTCGAGCTTTGACTACGAAACCTCGGCACGGCTTGAAATCCCCGCGGACATCACCGCTGAGGGAACCATCCTCGTTTCCGGACGCCTCCTCGCGGACATTTGCCGCAGCCTTCCCTCAGCTCCGGTGCTGGTGGAGACCGACGGCAACAAAGTGACGCTGACCTGCCGCCGCAGCAGCTTCCACCTGGCCACCATGCCCGAGGCAGAATACCCGCCGCTGCCGGCGTTGCCCGCGATCAGCGGCACGGTCCCGGGTGACGCTTTTGCCCAGGCTGTGTCCCAGGTGATCATTGCGGCCAGCAAGGATGACACCCTCCCCATCCTCACCGGCGTCCGCATGGAGATCGAGGACGATCTCATCACCCTTCTGGCCACCGACCGCTACCGTCTGGCCATGCGCGAAGTGCCGTGGAAGCCCACCACTCCAGGAATTTCCACAAGTGCGCTGGTCAAGGCAAAAACACTGAACGAAGTGGCCAAGACCCTTGGCAACAGCGGCGACATCAACCTCGCCCTGGCTGACGATGACAGCCGCCTGATCGGTTTCGAAAGCGGCGGCCGCACCACCACGTCGCTGCTCGTCGATGGCGATTACCCGAAGATCCGCTCGCTGTTCCCGGATTCCACGCCCATCCACGCAACCGTCCAGACGCAGGAACTTGTGGAAGCCGTCCGCCGTGTGTCGTTGGTGGCCGAACGCAACACGCCGGTTCGCCTCGCCTTCACCGAAGGACTGCTGCACCTGGACGCCGGCACCGGCGAAGATGCACAGGCCTCCGAAGAGCTCGAAGCCCAGCTCTCCGGTGACGACATCACCGTCGCCTTCAACCCGCACTACCTGGTGGAAGGCCTGAGCGTCATCGAAACGAAGTACGTCAGGTTCTCCTTCACCACGGCGCCGAAACCCGCCATGATCACGGCCCAGGTAGACGCCGACGGTGAAGACCAGGACGACTACCGTTACCTGGTTATGCCGGTCCGCCTCCCCAACTAG
- the dnaA gene encoding chromosomal replication initiator protein DnaA, translating into MTVDEANHANTVGSSWRRVVSLLEQDDRVSPRQRGFVILAQAQGLIGSTLLVAVPNELTREVLQTQVKEALDDALHNVFSEDIRCAIDVDTDLVPIHKEPEPVVEPSYSPDQLIEQKPQPMLPSTSHEFGRLNPKYVFDTFVIGSSNRFAHAAAVAVAEAPAKAYNPLFIYGDSGLGKTHLLHAIGHYARRLYSGIRVRYVNSEEFTNDFINSIRDDEGASFKTTYRNVDVLLIDDIQFLAGKDRTLEEFFHTFNSLHNNNKQVVITSDLPPKQLAGFEDRMKSRFEWGLLTDIQPPELETRIAILRKKALSEGLSAPDDALEYIASKISSNIRELEGALIRVTAFASLNRQPVDVALAEMVLKDLITDDGAQEITSSQILIQTAEYFKLSMEELCSKSRTRTLVTARQIAMYLCRELTDMSLPKIGQELGGRDHTTVIHADRKIRELMAERRVIYNQVTELTNRIKQQQRNS; encoded by the coding sequence ATGACAGTAGACGAAGCCAACCACGCCAATACTGTCGGAAGTTCCTGGCGTCGAGTTGTGAGCCTGCTCGAGCAGGACGACCGCGTATCACCACGGCAGCGGGGCTTTGTCATCCTGGCGCAGGCGCAGGGCCTGATCGGATCCACACTCCTGGTTGCCGTTCCCAACGAACTGACCCGTGAAGTCCTCCAGACCCAGGTCAAGGAAGCCCTGGACGACGCCCTGCACAACGTTTTTTCCGAGGACATCCGCTGCGCAATCGACGTGGACACCGACCTGGTGCCGATCCACAAAGAGCCGGAACCCGTCGTCGAACCTTCCTACTCACCGGACCAGCTGATCGAGCAGAAGCCGCAGCCGATGCTGCCGAGCACTTCCCACGAATTCGGCCGGCTGAACCCCAAGTACGTCTTCGATACCTTCGTGATCGGCTCGTCCAACCGCTTCGCGCATGCAGCCGCCGTGGCGGTGGCCGAAGCACCCGCCAAGGCCTACAACCCACTGTTCATCTACGGTGATTCGGGGCTGGGCAAGACCCACCTCCTGCACGCGATCGGCCACTATGCCCGCCGCCTGTACAGCGGAATCCGGGTCCGGTACGTGAACTCCGAAGAGTTCACCAACGACTTCATCAACTCCATCCGCGATGACGAAGGCGCCAGCTTCAAGACCACGTACCGCAACGTGGACGTACTGCTGATCGATGACATCCAGTTCCTGGCCGGCAAGGACCGGACGCTGGAAGAGTTCTTCCACACGTTCAACTCGCTGCACAACAACAACAAACAGGTGGTCATCACCTCAGATCTGCCGCCCAAGCAGCTGGCAGGATTCGAGGACCGGATGAAGTCCCGCTTCGAGTGGGGCCTCCTCACCGACATCCAGCCGCCCGAACTCGAAACCCGCATCGCCATCCTGCGGAAGAAGGCCCTCAGCGAAGGCCTCTCCGCCCCGGACGATGCCCTGGAATACATCGCCTCCAAGATCTCCAGCAATATCCGCGAACTCGAGGGTGCGCTGATCCGGGTGACGGCGTTCGCCAGCCTGAACCGTCAGCCGGTCGATGTGGCATTGGCGGAGATGGTCCTGAAGGACCTCATCACCGACGACGGCGCCCAGGAAATCACGTCGAGCCAGATCCTGATCCAGACAGCCGAGTATTTCAAGCTCAGCATGGAGGAACTCTGCAGCAAGTCGCGGACGCGCACGCTGGTGACCGCCCGGCAGATCGCCATGTACCTCTGCCGTGAGCTCACGGACATGTCCTTGCCGAAGATCGGCCAGGAACTCGGCGGCCGCGACCACACCACGGTGATCCACGCAGACCGCAAGATCCGTGAGCTCATGGCTGAACGTCGTGTGATCTACAACCAGGTCACCGAGCTCACCAACAGGATCAAGCAGCAGCAGCGCAACTCCTGA
- the rpmH gene encoding 50S ribosomal protein L34: MSKRTFQPNNRRRAKKHGFRLRMRTRAGRAILAARRGKGRTELSA; encoded by the coding sequence GTGAGCAAGCGGACTTTTCAGCCGAATAACCGCCGTCGAGCCAAGAAGCACGGCTTCCGCCTTCGTATGCGTACCCGTGCCGGCCGTGCCATCCTGGCAGCCCGTCGTGGCAAGGGCCGCACCGAACTGTCGGCCTAG
- the rnpA gene encoding ribonuclease P protein component: MLATRNRLRTATDFSTTVRSGVRNGRRNVVLYAAAIAADEPSRIGFIVSKGVGNAVVRNLVKRRLREAGAASLREYGTGFAIVVRALPASAVASWDQLLADYNAALESTMSRLGSRLPRAAVNGSTGTTQEGTPRA; encoded by the coding sequence GTGCTGGCCACCCGTAACCGTTTGAGGACTGCAACCGATTTTTCAACAACCGTACGTTCCGGTGTCCGCAATGGACGCCGGAACGTAGTGTTATATGCGGCAGCTATTGCTGCCGACGAACCCAGCCGGATCGGGTTCATCGTTTCCAAAGGCGTCGGGAACGCTGTGGTCAGGAACCTCGTTAAGAGAAGACTGAGAGAAGCCGGTGCTGCCTCGCTGCGCGAGTACGGTACCGGGTTCGCCATAGTGGTCCGGGCCCTGCCTGCGTCCGCTGTCGCCAGCTGGGATCAACTGCTGGCGGACTACAACGCCGCACTGGAATCAACCATGAGCCGGTTGGGCAGCCGCCTTCCGAGGGCTGCTGTAAACGGTTCAACCGGTACAACACAGGAGGGGACACCGCGTGCGTAA
- the yidD gene encoding membrane protein insertion efficiency factor YidD: MRKVTAAVVHYLQPVAAAVGTFLWNLPRNILILLLMAYRKVISPLYGQVCRFFPSCSAYALEAITVHGAVKGSWLAARRLVRCHPWNAGGVDHVPAGHRHWPDDRTPTIVVLNNPDKYLAVQTDGEGRLAA; the protein is encoded by the coding sequence GTGCGTAAGGTAACTGCCGCCGTCGTCCACTACCTCCAGCCGGTTGCTGCCGCTGTGGGCACCTTCCTCTGGAACCTGCCCAGAAACATTCTTATTCTCCTGCTCATGGCCTACCGCAAGGTGATTTCCCCCTTGTATGGCCAGGTTTGCCGCTTTTTTCCTTCCTGCTCGGCGTACGCCCTCGAGGCGATCACTGTCCATGGGGCAGTGAAGGGCAGCTGGCTTGCGGCCCGCCGCCTTGTGCGCTGCCATCCGTGGAATGCCGGTGGTGTGGACCATGTCCCCGCCGGCCACCGCCACTGGCCCGATGACCGGACCCCCACAATTGTTGTGCTGAACAACCCGGACAAGTACCTGGCAGTTCAGACTGATGGAGAAGGCCGCCTTGCGGCCTGA
- the yidC gene encoding membrane protein insertase YidC, with amino-acid sequence MDFFATIMFPFKWLVSIIMIGFHDGLSTIGLPAANGWTWTLSIIGLVLVIRAALIPVFVKQIKAQRGMQLLQPDLKKLQDKYKGKTDQLSRQAMAQEQMAMYKKHGTNPFSACLPMLIQMPFFFALFQVLSGITAARQTGIGIGAMSHDQVVQFDESSIFGAPLSASLLHGGAGGNDVTVWVLSIVMIVAMTASQFITQKQIMAKNMSEEAMASPFMRQQKMMLYILPLVFGVGGINFPIGVLIYWTTTNLWTMGQQFFVIRRMPTPGSPAAKALAERRAAKGLPALPILGGKKADAEAEAAAAAAAIELKGQRAQPQRKNRKKK; translated from the coding sequence ATGGACTTCTTTGCAACAATAATGTTTCCGTTCAAGTGGCTGGTTTCCATCATCATGATCGGATTCCATGATGGCCTGAGCACCATTGGCCTGCCTGCCGCCAATGGCTGGACGTGGACGCTGTCCATCATCGGGCTGGTGCTGGTGATCCGTGCGGCCCTGATTCCGGTCTTCGTTAAGCAGATCAAGGCCCAGCGCGGCATGCAGCTCCTGCAGCCGGACCTGAAGAAACTCCAGGACAAATACAAGGGTAAAACCGACCAGCTGTCCCGCCAGGCCATGGCGCAGGAACAGATGGCCATGTACAAGAAGCACGGCACCAACCCGTTCTCGGCATGCCTGCCGATGCTGATCCAGATGCCGTTCTTCTTCGCGCTGTTCCAGGTGCTCTCCGGCATTACCGCTGCACGCCAGACCGGTATCGGGATCGGGGCGATGAGCCACGATCAAGTGGTGCAGTTCGACGAGTCCAGCATTTTTGGCGCCCCACTGTCAGCATCCCTGCTGCATGGCGGTGCTGGCGGCAACGATGTTACCGTGTGGGTCCTGTCCATCGTGATGATCGTGGCCATGACGGCCTCGCAGTTCATCACGCAGAAGCAGATCATGGCCAAGAACATGTCCGAAGAGGCCATGGCCAGCCCGTTCATGCGCCAGCAGAAAATGATGCTATACATCCTGCCACTGGTGTTCGGTGTGGGTGGCATTAACTTCCCCATCGGCGTGCTCATCTACTGGACCACCACCAACCTCTGGACCATGGGGCAGCAGTTCTTTGTCATCCGCCGCATGCCGACGCCGGGATCCCCTGCCGCCAAAGCACTCGCCGAACGCCGGGCTGCCAAGGGCCTGCCGGCCCTGCCTATTCTCGGCGGGAAGAAGGCCGACGCCGAAGCGGAGGCGGCTGCCGCAGCCGCGGCCATCGAGCTAAAGGGACAGCGCGCCCAGCCACAGCGTAAGAACAGGAAGAAGAAGTAA
- the rsmG gene encoding 16S rRNA (guanine(527)-N(7))-methyltransferase RsmG — protein sequence MVDITAAELLAAEKIFGDRLDLAKRYVEHLATSGTERGLIGPREIPRLWSRHVLNCAVIESEIAHGSHVADVGSGAGLPGLCLAIARPDLELTLIEPLERRVIWLQEVVDDLGLTNVTVMRTRAELAVGMVNADVVTARAVSALSNLAGLTIPLLAGKGEVVAIKGRSAGEEIEKAAKVIRKLGGVKTSVVTVGESLLEEPTTVVRIVVNKSRKIS from the coding sequence ATGGTTGACATCACGGCAGCAGAATTGCTGGCGGCCGAGAAGATTTTCGGCGACCGCCTAGACCTGGCCAAACGCTACGTAGAGCACCTGGCCACGTCCGGAACGGAACGCGGGCTGATCGGGCCGCGGGAGATCCCACGGTTGTGGAGCCGGCACGTCCTCAACTGTGCCGTCATCGAAAGCGAGATCGCGCACGGTAGCCATGTTGCCGACGTCGGAAGCGGAGCCGGACTTCCCGGACTCTGCCTCGCCATCGCGCGGCCGGACCTTGAACTGACACTGATCGAACCACTGGAACGCCGGGTGATCTGGCTCCAGGAAGTGGTGGACGATCTGGGCCTGACAAACGTCACGGTGATGCGGACCCGCGCTGAACTGGCGGTCGGCATGGTCAACGCTGACGTTGTGACTGCCCGGGCTGTTTCCGCGCTGAGCAACCTGGCCGGCCTGACCATTCCCCTCCTCGCCGGCAAGGGCGAGGTTGTGGCCATTAAGGGACGCAGCGCAGGCGAGGAAATCGAAAAAGCAGCAAAGGTCATCCGGAAGCTCGGTGGCGTCAAGACCTCTGTTGTGACAGTAGGTGAAAGCCTCCTGGAGGAACCCACCACGGTGGTACGGATCGTCGTCAATAAGTCTCGAAAGATCTCCTAG
- a CDS encoding ParA family protein: MTSSEASTQRIPPFVSLGSARSVAGMGSAPGRGESHPNPVAEMAILASVSRETTTGGRINVMDTMDDSSPIARELAHETRRRERLVGRKLPKPEKTRIFTVSNQKGGVGKTTTTVNIAAALAAAGLNVLVIDIDPQGNASTALGVEHHADVDSIYDVLINDFPLADVVAPCPDISNLICAPATIHLAGAEIELVSLVAREQRLRRAIDVYAKTRAKNNEERLDYIFIDCPPSLGLLTVNAFCAAGEVLIPIQCEYYALEGLSQLLKNIEMIQKHLNADLVVSTILLTMYDGRTNLAAQVAAEVRLHFPEQVLGAVVPRSVRISEAPSYQQTVMTYDPSSSGALSYLEAAAEIAER; the protein is encoded by the coding sequence GTGACCAGTAGCGAAGCCTCCACACAACGGATACCCCCGTTTGTGTCTTTGGGGTCAGCACGATCAGTTGCTGGCATGGGTTCCGCGCCGGGACGAGGGGAAAGCCACCCTAATCCGGTTGCAGAAATGGCAATTCTTGCCTCTGTTTCACGTGAAACAACAACGGGCGGCAGGATCAACGTCATGGACACCATGGACGACTCCAGTCCTATCGCCCGGGAGCTCGCGCACGAGACCCGGCGCCGCGAACGGCTGGTTGGCCGTAAGCTTCCCAAGCCGGAGAAGACACGCATCTTCACGGTGTCCAACCAAAAGGGTGGAGTCGGCAAAACCACCACCACGGTGAACATCGCCGCTGCCCTGGCCGCAGCAGGCCTGAACGTTCTGGTCATTGATATCGATCCCCAGGGCAACGCATCCACCGCCCTCGGAGTCGAGCACCATGCCGATGTGGACAGCATCTACGATGTCCTGATCAACGATTTTCCTCTCGCTGACGTGGTGGCCCCCTGCCCGGACATCAGCAACCTGATCTGTGCTCCTGCCACCATTCACCTGGCCGGTGCGGAGATTGAGCTTGTCTCGCTGGTGGCCCGTGAACAGCGGCTCCGCAGGGCGATCGATGTATATGCCAAGACCCGGGCGAAGAATAACGAAGAACGCCTCGACTACATTTTTATTGACTGCCCGCCCAGCCTCGGGTTGCTCACGGTTAATGCCTTCTGCGCTGCCGGTGAGGTCCTTATCCCTATCCAGTGCGAGTACTACGCCTTGGAAGGCCTCAGCCAGCTCCTTAAGAACATCGAGATGATCCAGAAGCACCTGAATGCAGATCTGGTGGTCTCCACTATTCTCCTTACGATGTATGACGGCCGAACCAATCTTGCAGCGCAGGTGGCAGCGGAGGTTCGCCTGCACTTCCCGGAGCAGGTCCTGGGTGCTGTAGTCCCCCGCTCGGTGCGGATTTCGGAAGCCCCGAGCTACCAGCAAACAGTGATGACCTACGATCCTTCCTCCAGTGGAGCCCTGTCTTACCTGGAAGCCGCAGCCGAAATCGCTGAACGCTAG